A single region of the Brassica rapa cultivar Chiifu-401-42 chromosome A03, CAAS_Brap_v3.01, whole genome shotgun sequence genome encodes:
- the LOC103857811 gene encoding annexin D4, with protein sequence MAHTLDLEGITKAISGMGVEEGALISTLGNSHKDHRKLFRKASKSFFVEDEERAFEKCHDHFVKHLKIEFSRFTNAVVMWSMHPWERDARLVKKALKKGDEAYNLIVEVSCARSSEDLLGARKAYHSLFDQSMEEDIASHVHGSQRKLLVGLVSAYRYEGKEVRESSAKSDAKILAEAVASSGEGAIENDEVVRILSTRSKLHLEHLYKHFNQIKGSDLLGGVSESSLINEALLCLLKPSVYFSKILNASLNKDADKGTKKWLTRVFVTRADHSDMKEIAEEYNQLYGEPLAQTIQEKIKGNYRDFLLTLLSKSN encoded by the exons ATGGCTCATACTCTCGATCTCGAAGGCATCACCAAAGCAATCTCAG GAATGGGAGTTGAAGAGGGAGCACTGATAAGTACTCTGGGGAACTCGCACAAGGATCATCGAAAGTTGTTTAGGAAAGCAAGCAAAAGTTTTTTTGTGGAGGATGAAGAAAGAGCTTTTGAGAAATGTCATGATCACTTTGTCAAACATCTCAAGATTGAGTTCTCTCGCTTCACT AACGCGGTGGTGATGTGGTCGATGCATCCATGGGAGAGAGACGCAAGGTTGGTGAAGAAAGCACTGAAGAAAGGAGATGAAGCTTACAACCTCATCGTGGAGGTGTCATGCGCTCGCTCCTCTGAAGATCTCCTAGGCGCACGCAAGGCTTATCACTCTCTTTTCGACCAGTCGATGGAAGAAGATATTGCCTCTCACGTCCACGGCTCTCAGCGCAAG CTGCTAGTTGGCCTCGTGAGTGCTTATAGATACGAAGGGAAAGAGGTGAGGGAAAGTTCCGCCAAATCGGACGCTAAGATTTTGGCCGAGGCGGTGGCTTCCTCTGGAGAGGGAGCCATAGAGAATGATGAGGTTGTTAGGATTCTGAGTACAAGAAGCAAACTCCATCTCGAACATCTCTACAAACACTTTAACCAGATCAAAGGCTCTGATCTTCTTGGg GGTGTATCTGAATCTTCACTCATCAATGAAGCATTGCTTTGTTTGCTCAAACCCTCCGTGTATTTCAGCAAG ATTTTGAATGCGTCTTTGAACAAAGATGCGGACAAGGGTACCAAGAAGTGGTTGACAAGAGTGTTTGTTACGAGAGCAGATCATAGTGACATGAAGGAGATAGCAGAAGAGTATAACCAGCTCTATGGAGAGCCTTTGGCCCAAACAATTCAAGAGAAGATTAAAGGGAACTACAGAGATTTCTTGCTCACACTACTATCTAAATCAAATTGA
- the LOC103857812 gene encoding annexin D3 encodes MATIRIPDEVPSPAQDSETLNKAFRGWGTDEKAIIRVLAKRNESQRKKIRESYKEIYGKDLIDDLSSELSGDFKKAVILWTKDPAERDARLANKVLNDKKITIEKLKILVEISCTSSPNHLIAVRKAYCSLYDSSLEQDIASSVPFPLAKLLVTLATSFRYDKEKVDKEVATIEAGMLHEAISKKQLDHDHVLYIIGTRSIYQLRATFVAYKQSYGNTLDKDVDGCPGDADLRSLLQMVILCIEFPEKHFAKVVRDSIEGFGTDEDSLTRAIVMRAEIDLMKVRGEYFNMYNASMDNAIIGDVSGDYKDFLMTLLGSKI; translated from the exons ATGGCCACCATTAGAATACCAGACGAAGTTCCATCTCCAGCTCAGGATTCTGAAACTCTCAATAAAGCTTTTCGCG gaTGGGGAACAGATGAGAAGGCTATCATACGCGTTTTAGCTAAAAGAAACGAGAGCCAGAGAAAGAAAATCAGAGAGAGTTATAAAGAGATTTACGGCAAAGATCTTATCGATGATCTCTCCTCTGAACTCTCTGGTGATTTCAAG AAAGCTGTGATTCTGTGGACGAAAGATCCAGCAGAGAGAGACGCAAGGCTTGCGAACAAGGTCTTGAACGACAAAAAGATAACCATAGAGAAACTCAAGATCCTCGTGGAGATCTCTTGCACAAGTTCTCCTAACCATTTGATTGCTGTGAGGAAAGCTTATTGTTCTCTCTACGACTCATCCCTTGAACAAGACATTGCTTCCTCTGTTCCCTTTCCTCTTGCAAAG TTGCTGGTGACATTAGCAACTTCATTCAGATATGATAAAGAGAAGGTTGACAAGGAAGTTGCTACAATAGAGGCCGGTATGCTACATGAAGCCATATCAAAAAAGCAACTAGATCATGATCATGTCCTTTACATTATAGGAACTCGCAGTATCTACCAGCTCAGAGCAACCTTTGTTGCTTACAAGCAGAGTTATGGGAACACATTAGATAAG GATGTTGATGGATGTCCTGGAGATGCTGATCTGAGAAGTCTATTGCAGATGGTGATCTTGTGCATTGAGTTCCCTGAGAAACACTTTGCAAAG GTTGTAAGAGATTCGATTGAGGGGTTTGGAACAGATGAAGATTCGTTGACGAGAGCGATTGTGATGCGTGCAGAGATTGATTTGATGAAAGTAAGAGGAGAGTATTTCAATATGTATAACGCAAGCATGGATAACGCTATCATTGGTGATGTTTCTGGTGACTACAAGGACTTCCTCATGACTCTACTTGGTTCCAAAATCTGA
- the LOC103857814 gene encoding uncharacterized protein LOC103857814 isoform X1, translating to MGGHLATTIQVKIHNSKEKWLTISSLCQESMASFNHSWLSSPLSEPPTFFLSPSPQPKPFKLSVLRNKSSSILNSSSPDSSPEVEVVLDPVKLALKKAEAYKKSKAEQKTSERNAGDEEVPLTVKLAKQKADEYKKQKELGADGVQEANKPSTTEKSSVRSSNKVEEENGGKKRELKVSSIDFVGLGFADKKSTRGLPPGLVPVEDYFAGGDLPEVEFIVGDKTRFDKTEKKFEQEGNENSDVYKPKVSTWGVFPRPSNISKTFGGGRTLQPGDPVETAEERSAREERTKQLLTAYKESIGLNIDPKLKLECEEALEKGNSLMDSGRLKEALPYYEKVMEKIIFKSELHGSAALQWSICQDSLRKADKAKGMYEKLLSHPNPRVSKKARQFMFSFQAMEMLKVQGSNFMQINPGYEDYFEAFVKKDKVDYKAKEEEGEAMGINETLLYVILLASPILLVFAVAAQRGNMH from the exons ATGGGTGGTCATCTTGCAACCACGATTCAGGTGAAGATACACAACTCCAAAGAAAAATGGCTAACCATCTCTTCTCTCTGCCAAGAATCAATGGCTTCTTTCAACCACTCTTGGCTCTCTTCTCCACTCTCCGAACCTCCCACTTTCTTCCTCTCTCCTTCTCCACAACCAAAACCCTTCAAACTCTCTGTTCTCAGAAACAAATCTTCATCTATACTCAACTCTTCCTCTCCAGACAGCTCTCCGGAGGTTGAGGTCGTCTTGGATCCCGTGAAGCTCGCGTTAAAGAAAGCCGAGGCCTATAAGAAATCGAAAGCTGAGCAAAAAACTTCTGAGAGAAATGCTGGTGACGAGGAAGTGCCGCTCACGGTGAAGCTTGCTAAGCAAAAGGCTGATGAGTATAAGAAGCAGAAAGAGCTTGGAGCTGATGGTGTCCAGGAGGCTAATAAACCCA GTACTACAGAGAAAAGTTCTGTTAGGTCATCAAACAAGGTTGAGGAAGAGAATGGTGGTAAGAAGAGAGAGTTGAAAGTCTCCAGCATTGACTTTGTTGGACTTGGGTTCGCTGATAAGAAGAGCACAAGGGGGCTTCCACCGGGGCTGGTTCCTGTTGAGGACTATTTTGCTGGAGGGGACTTACCTGAGGTGGAGTTTATAGTTGGTGACAAGACAAGATTTGACAAGACAGAAAAGAAGTTTGAGCAAGAAGGAAACGAAAACTCTGATGTATATAAGCCCAAAGTTTCCACATGGGGTGTTTTCCCAAGACCTAGTAACATCTCTAAAACG TTTGGGGGTGGAAGGACACTCCAACCAGGAGATCCAGTTGAAACTGCTGAAGAGAGGAGTGCGAGAGAAGAGCGGACAAAACAATTGCTCACTGCCTACAAGGAATCAATTGGACTGAATATTGATCCCAAACTCAAACTTGAGTGTGAGGAG GCACTAGAAAAGGGGAATTCCCTTATGGATTCAGGGAGACTCAAAGAAGCTTTGCCATACTATGAAAAGGTCATGGAGAAAATAATCTTTAAG AGCGAGCTTCATGGATCAGCAGCTTTGCAGTGGTCTATTTGTCAGGATTCACTTCGAAA GGCAGATAAGGCAAAAGGCATGTATGAGAAGCTTCTCTCCCACCCAAACCCAAGAGTGAGCAAGAAAGCTAGGCAGTTCATGTTCAGTTTTCAG GCCATGGAGATGCTGAAGGTTCAGGGCTCGAACTTCATGCAGATAAACCCGGGGTATGAGGATTATTTTGAAGCCTTTGTTAAGAAAGACAAAGTTGATTACAAAGCTAAGGAGGAAGAAGGAGAGGCAATGGGAATAAATGAGACACTTCTATATGTGATTCTTCTTGCTTCTCCGATTCTATTGGTCTTTGCTGTTGCTGCACAGAGAGGGAACATGCACTGA
- the LOC103857814 gene encoding uncharacterized protein LOC103857814 isoform X2: MGGHLATTIQVKIHNSKEKWLTISSLCQESMASFNHSWLSSPLSEPPTFFLSPSPQPKPFKLSVLRNKSSSILNSSSPDSSPEVEVVLDPVKLALKKAEAYKKSKAEQKTSERNAGDEEVPLTVKLAKQKADEYKKQKELGADGVQEANKPSTTEKSSVRSSNKVEEENGGKKRELKVSSIDFVGLGFADKKSTRGLPPGLVPVEDYFAGGDLPEVEFIVGDKTRFDKTEKKFEQEGNENSDVYKPKVSTWGVFPRPSNISKTFGGGRTLQPGDPVETAEERSAREERTKQLLTAYKESIGLNIDPKLKLECEEALEKGNSLMDSGRLKEALPYYEKVMEKIIFKLCRASFMDQQLCSGLFVRIHFERQIRQKACMRSFSPTQTQE, from the exons ATGGGTGGTCATCTTGCAACCACGATTCAGGTGAAGATACACAACTCCAAAGAAAAATGGCTAACCATCTCTTCTCTCTGCCAAGAATCAATGGCTTCTTTCAACCACTCTTGGCTCTCTTCTCCACTCTCCGAACCTCCCACTTTCTTCCTCTCTCCTTCTCCACAACCAAAACCCTTCAAACTCTCTGTTCTCAGAAACAAATCTTCATCTATACTCAACTCTTCCTCTCCAGACAGCTCTCCGGAGGTTGAGGTCGTCTTGGATCCCGTGAAGCTCGCGTTAAAGAAAGCCGAGGCCTATAAGAAATCGAAAGCTGAGCAAAAAACTTCTGAGAGAAATGCTGGTGACGAGGAAGTGCCGCTCACGGTGAAGCTTGCTAAGCAAAAGGCTGATGAGTATAAGAAGCAGAAAGAGCTTGGAGCTGATGGTGTCCAGGAGGCTAATAAACCCA GTACTACAGAGAAAAGTTCTGTTAGGTCATCAAACAAGGTTGAGGAAGAGAATGGTGGTAAGAAGAGAGAGTTGAAAGTCTCCAGCATTGACTTTGTTGGACTTGGGTTCGCTGATAAGAAGAGCACAAGGGGGCTTCCACCGGGGCTGGTTCCTGTTGAGGACTATTTTGCTGGAGGGGACTTACCTGAGGTGGAGTTTATAGTTGGTGACAAGACAAGATTTGACAAGACAGAAAAGAAGTTTGAGCAAGAAGGAAACGAAAACTCTGATGTATATAAGCCCAAAGTTTCCACATGGGGTGTTTTCCCAAGACCTAGTAACATCTCTAAAACG TTTGGGGGTGGAAGGACACTCCAACCAGGAGATCCAGTTGAAACTGCTGAAGAGAGGAGTGCGAGAGAAGAGCGGACAAAACAATTGCTCACTGCCTACAAGGAATCAATTGGACTGAATATTGATCCCAAACTCAAACTTGAGTGTGAGGAG GCACTAGAAAAGGGGAATTCCCTTATGGATTCAGGGAGACTCAAAGAAGCTTTGCCATACTATGAAAAGGTCATGGAGAAAATAATCTTTAAG TTGTGCAGAGCGAGCTTCATGGATCAGCAGCTTTGCAGTGGTCTATTTGTCAGGATTCACTTCGAAA GGCAGATAAGGCAAAAGGCATGTATGAGAAGCTTCTCTCCCACCCAAACCCAAGAGTGA
- the LOC103857813 gene encoding uncharacterized protein LOC103857813 — translation MSMEKKHLGINSLSYHSTEDEEDSNCKNSVFFGLFDDSESTRLRSGSMKRQYSDIGDLYHKLFKEQHDDDGGLRMNMRVLTVIEYMRELYVEQLQLLKKMFPGGAKDKFLGFFNKIGDAMSQFKQESRLSPTKSMTMQRSLSAGSPRFTSRGINLGPPDLRDEWFKVRTVDAGGGGADGGDKGGSAAGQDQTKK, via the coding sequence ATGTCTATGGAGAAGAAACATCTTGGCATTAACTCTCTGAGTTATCATTCCACAGAAGACGAAGAAGACAGCAACTGCAAGAACAGCGTCTTCTTCGGATTGTTTGATGATTCTGAATCAACAAGACTAAGAAGTGGGAGCATGAAGAGACAGTACAGCGACATTGGAGATCTCTACCACAAACTTTTTAAAGAACAGCATGATGATGACGGCGGTTTGAGGATGAACATGAGAGTCTTGACGGTAATAGAGTATATGAGAGAGCTTTACGTTGAGCAACTTCAGCTGCTTAAAAAGATGTTTCCAGGCGGAGCCAAAGACAAGTTTCTTGGTTTCTTCAACAAAATCGGAGACGCTATGTCCCAATTCAAACAAGAATCTCGTCTTTCTCCTACAAAGTCAATGACTATGCAGAGGAGTCTCAGCGCTGGTTCGCCACGATTCACCTCGAGAGGTATCAATCTTGGTCCACCAGACTTGAGAGATGAATGGTTTAAAGTAAGGACGGTCGACGCAGGAGGTGGTGGAGCTGATGGAGGAGATAAAGGTGGCTCCGCAGCTGGTCAAGACCAAACCAAGAAGTAG